The Triplophysa rosa linkage group LG15, Trosa_1v2, whole genome shotgun sequence genome has a segment encoding these proteins:
- the usp46 gene encoding ubiquitin carboxyl-terminal hydrolase 46, whose amino-acid sequence MTVRNIASICNMGTNASALEKDIGPEQFPINEHYFGLVNFGNTCYCNSVLQALYFCRPFRENVLAYKVQQKKKENLLTCLADLFHSIATQKKKVGVIPPKKFISRLRKENDLFDNYMQQDAHEFLNYLLNTVADILQEEKKQEKQNGRLKNNGTAIATETEPEPNKAEPTWVYDIFQGTLTNETRCLNCETVSSKDEDFLDLSVDVEQNTSITHCLRDFSNTETLCSEYKYYCETCCSKQEAQKRMRVKKLPMILALHLKRFKYMEQLHRYTKLSYRVVFPLELRLFNTSVDAVNLDRMYDLVAVVVHCGSGPNRGHYITIVKSHGFWLLFDDDIVEKIDAQAIEEFYGLTSDISKNSESGYILFYQSRE is encoded by the exons ATGACTGTCAGAAATATCGCCTCCATTTGTAATATG GGCACCAATGCCTCTGCTCTGGAGAAAGACATTGGTCCAGAGCAGTTTCCCATTAATGAACACTACTTTGGATTGGTCAAT TTTGGAAACACGTGTTACTGTAACTCAGTGTTGCAGGCTCTGTATTTCTGCCGGCCGTTCAGGGAGAATGTGTTGGCGTATAAAGTCCAGCAGAAGAAGAAGGAAAACCTTCTCACGTGTCTGGCCGATCTCTTCCATAGCATCGCCACGCAGAAGAAAAAGGTTGGGGTGATCCCTCCTAAGAAGTTCATCTCACGTCTGCGGAAGGAGAACG ACCTGTTTGATAACTACATGCAACAGGACGCGCATGAGTTCCTGAACTACCTGCTGAATACGGTGGCTGACATCCTGCAAGAAGAGAAGAAACAGGAGAAACAGAACGGACGGCTGAAGAACAATGGCACTGCCATCGCCACGGAAACCGAGCCAGAACCGAACAAGGCCGAGCCCACCTGGGTTTACGATATCTTCCAGGGCACGCTGACCAATGAGACGCGCTGTCTCAACTGTGAGACG GTCAGTAGCAAAGACGAAGACTTCTTGGATTTGTCTGTAGATGTTGAGCAGAACACTTCAATAACACACTGTCTCAG GGACTTCAGTAATACAGAGACCCTGTGCAGTGAGTATAAATACTACTGTGAGACGTGCTGTAGCAAACAAGAGGCACAGAAACG CATGCGTGTAAAGAAGCTTCCTATGATTTTGGCTCTTCATTTAAAGCGGTTTAAGTACATGGAGCAGCTGCATCGCTACACTAAACTGAGCTATCGGGTGGTGTTTCCACTGGAGCTCCGCCTCTTCAACACCTCCGTAGATGCCGTCAACCTCGACCGCATGTACGACCTCGTCGCTGTGGTGGTCCACTGCGGCAG tGGACCAAACAGAGGGCATTACATCACCATTGTCAAGAGTCATGGCTTCTGGTTGCTGTTTGATGATGACATCGTGGAG AAAATTGATGCACAGGCAATAGAAGAGTTCTACGGTTTGACCTCTGACATCTCCAAGAACTCTGAGTCAGGATACATCCTGTTCTATCAATCCAGAGAATGA